Genomic segment of Sodaliphilus pleomorphus:
ACCACCACGGCCACGCTGCTCTATGAGATGGCTCGGCTCATGGGCTACAAGGCCGGACTGCTCTCGACCGTGAAAAACGTGGTCGACCGCACCGAGTATCCTGCCAAGCAAACCACGCCGGGCAGCCTTGAAATCAACCGCTTCCTGCACGAGATGGTGCAGGCGGGTTGCGACTACGCCTTCATGGAGGTGAGCAGCCACGCCTGTGTGCAGTACCGCATCGACGGGTTGCACTTTGCCGGCGGCATCTTCACCAATCTCACCCGCGATCATCTCGACTTCCACAAGACGGTCGAAAACTACATCAAGGCCAAGAAGCGCTTCTTCGACTTGCTGCCGCCCGATGCCTTTGCCCTGGTCAATGCCGACGACAAGCAGGGCAGCGTGATGGTGCAGAACACCAAGGCCCGCAGCTATACCTACTCGCTGCGTGCCATGGCCGATTTCAAGGGCCGTGTGATCGAAGACCGCCTCGACGGCATGACCGTCAACTTCAACGGGCAGGAGCTTGAGGTGCGCTTCACGGGCCGCTTCAACGTCTACAACTTGCTCTCGGTGTACGGGGCTTCGGTACTGCTCGGTTTCCCAAAAGACGAGGTGCTGGTCAAGATGAGCCTGCTCGTGCCGGTGGCCGGGCGTTTCCAGACGATGACCTCGCCGCGCGGCTACACGGCCGTGGTCGACTATGCCCACACGCCCGATGCGCTGGTCAACGTGCTCAGCACCATTGCCGAGGTGCTCAACGGCAAGGGCCGCATCATCACCGTGTGCGGTGCCGGCGGCAACCGCGACAAGGGCAAGCGCCCCATGATGGCTGCCGAGGCGGCACGGCGCAGCGACCAGGTGATACTCACCAGCGACAACCCGCGCTTTGAGGACCCCGAGGCCATCCTGGCCGACATGGAGGCCGGGCTCACGCCCGACGACCGCCCCCGCGTGCTCAAGATCACCGACCGTGCCAGCGCCATAGCCACGGCCTGCCAGCTGGCCAAGCCCGGCGACGTGGTGCTTGTGGCCGGCAAGGGGCACGAGAACTACCAGGAGGTGAAAGGCGTGAAGCACCACTTCGACGACCGCGAGGTGCTGCAGCACATCTTCGACAACGAGAAGTAAAACGAATCTGACCGATAGATAAATTAAGAGAAAAAAAACAACATGTTGTACTATTTATTTCACTATTTAGAGCAATTCGACGTGCCGGGCGCGCGGCTGTTTGACTACATCACCTTCCGTGCCGGTTTTGCGCTCATCCTGTCGTTGTTTATAGCCATCGTGTTTGGCCGCAAGATTATCGACCGCCTGCAGCTCATGCAGGTGGGCGAGATTGTGCGCAACCTGGGCCTGCAGGGGCAAATGGAGAAGAAAGGCACTCCCACCATGGGAGGCATCATCATCATCCTGGCCATCGTGGTGCCCTGCCTGCTGCTGGGCAAGCTGGGCAACATCTACATGATACTCATGATCATTGCCACGCTGTGGTGCGGCGCGCTGGGCTTCTGCGACGACTATATCAAGGTTGCCCATCACAACAAGGAGGGCATGAAGGGCAAGTTCAAGATTGTGGGCCAGGTGGGCCTGGGCCTGATTGTGGGCCTCACGATGTACTTGAGCCCCGCCATTGTGATGGACCAGAACGTGGAGGTTGTCGACCCCGTGACCCACGAGGTCGTGATCGAGCACAAGGCCCAAAACATCAAGGCGGCCGAGACCACCATCCCCTTTGTGAAAAACCACAACTTCAACTACTCGTGGTTTACCAAGTGGATGGGCGATGGAGCCAGCACAGGCGGCTGGATCGTGTTTATACTGGTCACCATCTTTGTGGTGGCGGCAGTGAGCAACGGCGCCAATCTCACCGACGGGCTCGACGGCCTGGCCACGAGCACCTCGGCAGTGATAGGGGTGGCGCTGGCCATCATGTGCTACTTGGGGGGCAATGTGGTGTATTCGACCTATCTCAACATCATGTATATCCCCAACAGCAGCGAGCTTGTGGTGTATGCGGCGGCCTTCATAGGCGCCACGGTGGGCTTCTTGTGGTACAACGGCTATCCGGCTCAGGTGTTTATGGGCGACACGGGCAGCTTGTGCCTGGGCGGCATCATCGCCGTGTTTGCCATTCTCATACGCAAGGAGCTGCTCATTCCCATCTTGTGTCTCACCTTCTTCTGCGAGGACTTGAGCGTGATGGTGCAGGTGGCCTATTTCAAGTACACCAAGAAGCGCTACGGCGTGGGCAAGCGCATCTTCAAGATGACGCCGCTGCACCACCACTTCCAGGTGCCGGCGGGTCAGGTCGAGGCCAAGTGGCAGAAGCCTGTGCACGCCATCCCCGAGCCCAAGATAGTGATGCGCTTTGTGCTGGTTGCCATCTTGCTGGCAGTGCTCACCTTTGTGACACTTAAGATAAGATAAAAAAAACATGACTCAATCACATTTTAATAATAAGATGAAAAAACGTATCGTGGTTTTAGGCGGAGGAGAGAGCGGCGCCGGAGCTGCTGTCCTGGCCAAAGTGAAGGGAATGGACGTGTTCTTGACCGACATGGGCAAGATTGCGCCCAAATACAAGCAGCTGCTTGCTCAATACGATATCGAGTGGGAAGAGGGGCACCCGCACACCGAGTCGAGAGTGCTGGCGGCCGACGAGATCATAAAGAGCCCCGGCGTGCCCGGCAACGTGCCCATCCTGGTGAAGGCGCAGCAGAAGAGCATACCGGTCATCAGCGAGATTGAGTTTGCCGGTCGCTACACCGATGCCAAGATGGTGTGCATCACGGGCAGCAACGGCAAGACGACCACCACCTTGCTCACCTATCACATTTTGCAGAAGGCAGGCCTCAACGTGGGTCTGGCCGGCAATGTGGGCAAGAGCCTGGCCCTGCAGGTGGCCACCGAGAGCCACGACGTGTATGTGATAGAGCTGAGCAGCTTCCAGCTCGACAACATGTACGACTTCAAGGCCAACGTGGCCGTGATACTCAACATCACGCCCGACCACCTCGACCGCTACGACTACAAGATGGAAAACTATGTGGCCGCCAAGTTCCGCATCATGCAGAACCAGACGAGCGACGACGCCTTCATCTACTGGCACGACGACCCGGTGGTGACCGCCCAGCTCAAGCACGTGACGAGCGAGGCCCGCATGCTGCCCTTCAGCGCCCTCGACGAGGAGGATTGCGCTGCCTGTCTCGACGAGAGCGGCTTGATGAAATTTAACGTGGGCGGCAGGCACTGGGAGATGCCCCGTGCCCAGCTCTCGCTCAAGGGACTGCACAACGTGTACAACTCGATGGCTGCCGGTATCTCGGCCACGTTCCTCAATGTGAACGACGAGGTGATACGCCGCGCCCTGGCCGACTTCGAGGCCGTGGAGCACCGCTTGGAATACGTGCGCACGGTGGGCGGTGTGACCTATATCAACGACTCCAAGGCAACCAACGTCAACGCCACCTGGTATGCCCTCGAGAGCATGACCACGCCGGTGGTGCTCATCCTGGGCGGCAAGGACAAGGGCAACGACTACAGCGAGATAGAAGACTTTGTGAAGGAGAAGGTGAAGGCCATCGTGTGCTTGGGTGTCGACAACAGCAAGCTGCACAAGTTCTTCGACGGCAAGGTGCCCAACATCACCGATGCCCGCTCGATGCCCGAGGCAGTGGCCAAGTGCCACGCCTATGCCCAGAAGGGCGACACCGTGCTGCTCTCGCCCTGTTGTGCCAGCTTCGACCTGTTTAAGAACATGGAGGATCGCGGCTGCCAGTTTAAAGATTGCGTGAGAAAACTGGACGACTAAACACACACGCACACACAAGAGAGAGTGTGTGTGTGGGTGTGTGGCAAGGCCGCCCGTAAACATTGAGAAAGAGAAACAAAATATTACATGTCGGAAAAAGCCAAGAGATATGAAGAAATGTCGCGCAAGTATGGCGACCCGTGGATATGGGGCATCTACTTCACGCTGATATTCCTGTCGATCATCGAGTCCTACAGCGCCTCGAGCCGCGAGGTGGCCACGGCAGGGGTGTACATGCCCATCATCAAGCAGGTGGTTTTCCTTGCCATAGGTGGGCTGCTGCTGTATGTCATCTATCGTGTCGACTACAACAACAAGACCCTGCTGGCCATCATGATACCAGGATTGGGCTTGGTCACGCTGCTGTGCCTGGTATATGTGCGATTGTTTGGCGAGGTCGTCAACGGCGCCCAGCGCGCTATCACGCTGCCGGGCTTCACCATTCAGCCCGCCGAGCTGGCCAAGCTGTCGATAGTCACATTGCTGGCCTATATACTGGCCCGCAACCAGAAGAACAAAGACGTGAAAACCACCGGGATGGTCGAGGCCGCATCGGTAGTGGCGGTGTTTGGCTTCCTGCTCTTGCAGAGCGGCCTCACCAACACGTTGCTGCTCATGTGCATCAGTGGCTCGATGATGCTTATAGGCGGAGCCAGGCTCAAGCGTATAGGCTATGTGCTGGTGGCCTATGCCGTGCTCTTTGGCGTGTTCTGGGTCATCAAGAATCACAACGACAACCAGGAGGCCACGCTCAACGGCCCCGGGGCAACGAGCGAGCTCATCGTGCAAGAGGGCGACACGCTGGGCACGACAGGCGGCGACAAGCCTGTGGTCAACCGCCAGAGCACGTGGAAAAACCGCATACTCGACTGGTGGCACAGCGACTCGCTGGTGTACAAGCCCATCACGAGCAAAAACACGCAGGAGATGATATCGCGCATGGCTCAGGCCCATGGCGGCATCACCGGCGTGGGGCTGGGCAACTCGCGCGAGTGCAGCCGGCTGCCACTGGCCTTCAGCGACTACATCTACTCGATTATCGTCGAGGAGATGGGGCTCATAGGCGGTGTGTGCGTGCTCATCCTCTACCTGTGGCTGCTGGCTCGGGCCGCCATGATAGCACGCCGTTGCCGCCGCGTACTGCCGGCCCTGCTCATCATCGGCATGGCTTCGATGGTCGCCTTCCAGGCCCTGTTTCACATGGCCATCAACGTGGGCGTGTTTCCCGTCTCGGGTCAGCCCCTGCCGCTCATCTCCAAGGGCGGCACCTCGATCATCGTCACCAGCGTGGCCTTTGCCATCATGCTGAGCATCAGCCGCACTATTGCCAACCAAAACAGTAAAAACAACAAAACCGAGGAGGCTCAGTTGCCCGATGACTTGCGCGCTGAGAATCCCACACAAATGATAAGAGAAAATGAATGGAAATGAAATGAATTTTCTGGTGAGCGGCGGCGGCACAGGCGGCCACATCTTTCCCGCTCTGTCGATTGCCAATGAAATCAAGCGTCGCTACCCCCAGGCCCACATCCTCTTTGTGGGTGCCCAGGGACGCATGGAGATGGAGCGTGTGCCTGCCGCAGGCTACCCCATCAAGGGCCTGCCGGTGATGGGTTTCGACCGCAAGCACTTGCTCAGAAACGTGAAGGTGCTCTACCGCGTGTGGAAGTGCACCCGCATGGCCAAGGATATCATCAAGGAGTTTAAGCCCAACGTGGCCATAGGTGTGGGCGGCTATGCCAGCGGCCCCACGCTCAAGGAGGCCCAGAAGATGGGCGTGCCCACCTTGCTGCAAGAGCAAAACTCCTATGCCGGCGTGACCAACAAGCTCCTGGCCAAGGGGGCGCAGTGCATATGTGTGGCCTACTCGGGCATGGAGCGCTTTTTCCCGGCCGGCAAGATCGTGATGACGGGCAACCCGGTGCGCCGCAACCTGCTCGAGTGCACCGCCACGCCCCAGCAGGCCCGCCAGGAGCTGGGCCTCGACCCCGACAAGAAGACCATACTCGTGATAGGCGGCAGCCTGGGGGCACGCACCGTGAACGAGAGCATCATTGCCGGCCTGCAGGCCATAGCCGGGCACCACGACGTGCAGGTGCTGTGGCAGTCGGGCAAGTACTATGACCAGCAGTGCAG
This window contains:
- the murG gene encoding undecaprenyldiphospho-muramoylpentapeptide beta-N-acetylglucosaminyltransferase — encoded protein: MNGNEMNFLVSGGGTGGHIFPALSIANEIKRRYPQAHILFVGAQGRMEMERVPAAGYPIKGLPVMGFDRKHLLRNVKVLYRVWKCTRMAKDIIKEFKPNVAIGVGGYASGPTLKEAQKMGVPTLLQEQNSYAGVTNKLLAKGAQCICVAYSGMERFFPAGKIVMTGNPVRRNLLECTATPQQARQELGLDPDKKTILVIGGSLGARTVNESIIAGLQAIAGHHDVQVLWQSGKYYDQQCSQALAASGVTNVHQAAFVTRMDMAYRAADLVISRAGASSISELQLLGKPAILVPSPNVAEDHQTHNAMALVDKGAAIMVRDAEARDKLVATALDTVANAQTLQSLAANVKKMALANAAETIVDHVMAIAK
- the murD gene encoding UDP-N-acetylmuramoyl-L-alanine--D-glutamate ligase is translated as MKKRIVVLGGGESGAGAAVLAKVKGMDVFLTDMGKIAPKYKQLLAQYDIEWEEGHPHTESRVLAADEIIKSPGVPGNVPILVKAQQKSIPVISEIEFAGRYTDAKMVCITGSNGKTTTTLLTYHILQKAGLNVGLAGNVGKSLALQVATESHDVYVIELSSFQLDNMYDFKANVAVILNITPDHLDRYDYKMENYVAAKFRIMQNQTSDDAFIYWHDDPVVTAQLKHVTSEARMLPFSALDEEDCAACLDESGLMKFNVGGRHWEMPRAQLSLKGLHNVYNSMAAGISATFLNVNDEVIRRALADFEAVEHRLEYVRTVGGVTYINDSKATNVNATWYALESMTTPVVLILGGKDKGNDYSEIEDFVKEKVKAIVCLGVDNSKLHKFFDGKVPNITDARSMPEAVAKCHAYAQKGDTVLLSPCCASFDLFKNMEDRGCQFKDCVRKLDD
- the mraY gene encoding phospho-N-acetylmuramoyl-pentapeptide-transferase; the protein is MLYYLFHYLEQFDVPGARLFDYITFRAGFALILSLFIAIVFGRKIIDRLQLMQVGEIVRNLGLQGQMEKKGTPTMGGIIIILAIVVPCLLLGKLGNIYMILMIIATLWCGALGFCDDYIKVAHHNKEGMKGKFKIVGQVGLGLIVGLTMYLSPAIVMDQNVEVVDPVTHEVVIEHKAQNIKAAETTIPFVKNHNFNYSWFTKWMGDGASTGGWIVFILVTIFVVAAVSNGANLTDGLDGLATSTSAVIGVALAIMCYLGGNVVYSTYLNIMYIPNSSELVVYAAAFIGATVGFLWYNGYPAQVFMGDTGSLCLGGIIAVFAILIRKELLIPILCLTFFCEDLSVMVQVAYFKYTKKRYGVGKRIFKMTPLHHHFQVPAGQVEAKWQKPVHAIPEPKIVMRFVLVAILLAVLTFVTLKIR
- a CDS encoding UDP-N-acetylmuramoyl-L-alanyl-D-glutamate--2,6-diaminopimelate ligase, with amino-acid sequence MEKQLKDLIAAIDAKRVVGSLDKRIVEVTNDSRQAREGSLFIAVRGAVVDAHQFIPAVVAAGAAAVVCEELPATLDEAVTYVQVPNSTQAEALLADAWYDHPSSQLKLVGVTGTNGKTTTATLLYEMARLMGYKAGLLSTVKNVVDRTEYPAKQTTPGSLEINRFLHEMVQAGCDYAFMEVSSHACVQYRIDGLHFAGGIFTNLTRDHLDFHKTVENYIKAKKRFFDLLPPDAFALVNADDKQGSVMVQNTKARSYTYSLRAMADFKGRVIEDRLDGMTVNFNGQELEVRFTGRFNVYNLLSVYGASVLLGFPKDEVLVKMSLLVPVAGRFQTMTSPRGYTAVVDYAHTPDALVNVLSTIAEVLNGKGRIITVCGAGGNRDKGKRPMMAAEAARRSDQVILTSDNPRFEDPEAILADMEAGLTPDDRPRVLKITDRASAIATACQLAKPGDVVLVAGKGHENYQEVKGVKHHFDDREVLQHIFDNEK
- a CDS encoding FtsW/RodA/SpoVE family cell cycle protein; protein product: MSEKAKRYEEMSRKYGDPWIWGIYFTLIFLSIIESYSASSREVATAGVYMPIIKQVVFLAIGGLLLYVIYRVDYNNKTLLAIMIPGLGLVTLLCLVYVRLFGEVVNGAQRAITLPGFTIQPAELAKLSIVTLLAYILARNQKNKDVKTTGMVEAASVVAVFGFLLLQSGLTNTLLLMCISGSMMLIGGARLKRIGYVLVAYAVLFGVFWVIKNHNDNQEATLNGPGATSELIVQEGDTLGTTGGDKPVVNRQSTWKNRILDWWHSDSLVYKPITSKNTQEMISRMAQAHGGITGVGLGNSRECSRLPLAFSDYIYSIIVEEMGLIGGVCVLILYLWLLARAAMIARRCRRVLPALLIIGMASMVAFQALFHMAINVGVFPVSGQPLPLISKGGTSIIVTSVAFAIMLSISRTIANQNSKNNKTEEAQLPDDLRAENPTQMIRENEWK